One Vibrio sp. CDRSL-10 TSBA genomic region harbors:
- a CDS encoding ATP-dependent zinc protease, whose protein sequence is MKEKMIVGWRETLSLPALGIDKINAKIDTGARTSCLHAFKIESFRNQDELWVRFWMHPIQHNDDVVVVCEAKVVDERTVRDSGGHEETRYVVQSEICLGGQTWPAEITLTNRENMAFRMLLGRTAMHHRIIVDPTASFLIPFEECK, encoded by the coding sequence ATGAAAGAAAAAATGATTGTCGGATGGCGAGAAACTCTCAGCCTTCCAGCTTTAGGCATTGATAAAATTAACGCAAAGATCGATACCGGAGCCCGAACGTCTTGCTTACATGCATTTAAGATCGAGAGCTTTCGCAACCAAGATGAACTTTGGGTTCGTTTCTGGATGCACCCAATCCAACATAATGACGACGTCGTCGTCGTGTGTGAAGCTAAAGTGGTCGATGAGCGCACGGTACGTGACTCAGGAGGCCATGAAGAAACCCGCTATGTGGTTCAGTCTGAGATCTGTCTGGGCGGACAAACCTGGCCGGCAGAAATTACCCTGACCAACCGTGAAAACATGGCTTTCCGTATGCTGCTGGGGCGCACCGCAATGCACCACAGAATCATTGTCGATCCTACAGCATCGTTTTTGATCCCTTTCGAGGAGTGTAAATAA
- a CDS encoding aminoacyl-histidine dipeptidase, protein MSEFHSEISKLSPAPVWQFFDMICSIPHPSKHEEALAQAIIRWAEDQGLAVRRDPTGNVFIKKPATQGMEHKKAVVLQAHIDMVPQKNEDTDHDFIRDPIQPYIDGEWVTAKGTTLGADNGIGMATCLAVLASDEIKHGPLQVLLTIDEEAGMSGAFGLEAGWLEGDILLNTDSEQEGEVYMGCAGGVDAALTFNIRREAQPAGYVTRQLILKGLKGGHSGVDIHTGRGNANKLLARFLAAHAAELDLRLIEFRGGSLRNAIPREAFVTLAVPASNQDKLDRLFQTYIELLQSELGRIETNLVGYNQASDSQAEVLILADQQRLIAALNACPNGVMRMSDEIEGVVETSLNLGVITTEQDTVKVLCLIRSLIDSGRSQTEGMLASVAELAGAEITFSGAYPGWKPDANSEIMQIFRDMYEGIYGHKPNIMVIHAGLECGLFKKPYPDMDMVSFGPTIKFPHSPDEKVKIDTVGLFWQQMVALLENIPAKN, encoded by the coding sequence GTGTCTGAGTTCCATTCTGAAATCAGTAAATTATCACCAGCGCCTGTCTGGCAGTTTTTCGATATGATCTGTTCGATCCCTCACCCGTCTAAACATGAAGAAGCGTTAGCCCAAGCTATCATCCGCTGGGCTGAAGATCAGGGTCTGGCAGTTCGTCGTGATCCAACCGGTAACGTGTTTATCAAAAAACCGGCCACTCAGGGTATGGAACACAAGAAAGCGGTGGTGCTGCAGGCTCATATTGATATGGTGCCCCAAAAAAATGAAGACACCGATCATGACTTCATCCGCGATCCTATCCAGCCTTATATCGATGGCGAATGGGTGACGGCGAAAGGCACTACATTAGGTGCCGATAACGGAATTGGTATGGCCACCTGTCTGGCGGTGCTGGCATCCGATGAGATCAAACACGGACCGCTGCAAGTCCTGCTGACCATCGATGAAGAAGCCGGTATGAGCGGAGCGTTCGGCCTTGAAGCCGGTTGGCTGGAAGGCGATATCCTGCTCAACACCGACTCCGAGCAGGAAGGCGAAGTTTACATGGGTTGTGCCGGTGGGGTAGATGCAGCGCTGACCTTTAACATCCGCCGTGAAGCACAACCGGCCGGTTACGTCACTCGTCAACTGATTCTGAAAGGTCTGAAAGGCGGTCACTCCGGGGTCGATATCCATACCGGACGCGGCAATGCCAACAAGCTGCTGGCGCGTTTTCTTGCCGCTCACGCCGCTGAACTGGACCTGCGTTTGATTGAATTTCGCGGCGGCAGCCTGCGTAACGCCATTCCGCGTGAAGCGTTTGTGACGCTGGCCGTTCCGGCCTCGAACCAGGATAAGCTTGATCGCTTGTTCCAGACGTATATCGAACTGCTGCAAAGCGAGCTGGGCCGAATCGAAACCAATCTGGTTGGCTACAACCAGGCATCCGATAGCCAGGCAGAAGTGCTGATACTGGCCGATCAACAGCGTCTGATCGCCGCACTCAATGCCTGCCCGAACGGCGTCATGCGCATGAGTGATGAAATTGAAGGTGTCGTGGAAACGTCACTCAATCTCGGTGTGATCACCACAGAACAAGACACGGTCAAGGTATTGTGCCTGATTCGCTCCCTCATCGATTCCGGCCGCAGCCAGACGGAAGGCATGCTGGCTTCCGTCGCTGAACTGGCCGGTGCTGAGATCACATTCTCAGGCGCTTACCCGGGCTGGAAGCCGGATGCTAACTCAGAAATCATGCAAATTTTCCGTGACATGTATGAAGGCATCTACGGCCATAAGCCTAACATCATGGTCATTCATGCCGGCCTGGAATGCGGTCTGTTTAAAAAGCCATATCCGGACATGGACATGGTCTCTTTCGGTCCGACGATTAAATTTCCTCACTCCCCGGACGAAAAGGTCAAGATAGATACTGTGGGCCTGTTCTGGCAACAAATGGTCGCCCTGCTGGAAAACATCCCGGCCAAAAACTGA
- a CDS encoding sodium-dependent transporter: MAQNNSRETFGSRLGFILAAAGAAVGLGNIWGFPTQAASNGGGAFLLVYLILIFVVAYPMLVVEMAIGRYGQANPVDSMHSLTDNHVAKRIGGLVGWIGLSVPSAVLAFYSIVGGWILCYMFGAMSDVLGLTDAAAWFKGFSVERNLLGTLLFYVLTILIVQGGVKQGIEKWSTRLMPALFVLFAVLFVYIMFQQGAMEGLQHYLVPDFTKIWDRDLILAAMGQGFFSLTIGGCSMLIYGSYLSKKENLPKMAMSVTLVDTAVAFIAGLVVMPAMFVAMHKGVEIYAQDGSLLSSDTLVFTVLPLMFDSLGLLGQLFAIVFFLLLTIAALTSSISMLECPVALVSERLNTKRTPTSWVLGGLIALFSVVIVYNFGALFGLVAKTATQYLQPVAALMFCLFGGWVWKRNEKFNELRQGFPEFSQSLFGKIWPWYVRFVCPLLVITVIWASLG; this comes from the coding sequence ATGGCACAGAACAATTCTCGAGAAACCTTTGGATCCCGTCTGGGCTTTATCCTGGCTGCGGCCGGCGCTGCGGTCGGACTGGGCAATATCTGGGGGTTTCCTACTCAGGCAGCCAGTAATGGTGGCGGAGCCTTCTTGCTGGTCTATCTGATCCTTATCTTTGTGGTTGCCTATCCGATGTTGGTGGTCGAAATGGCGATTGGTCGCTACGGCCAGGCAAATCCGGTTGATAGTATGCACTCACTTACTGATAATCATGTCGCCAAGCGTATTGGTGGTTTGGTTGGCTGGATTGGCCTCAGTGTGCCAAGTGCCGTGCTGGCCTTTTACAGCATTGTCGGCGGTTGGATCCTCTGCTATATGTTTGGCGCCATGAGTGATGTACTCGGTCTGACTGACGCCGCCGCATGGTTTAAAGGTTTTTCGGTTGAGCGTAATTTATTGGGTACCTTGCTGTTTTATGTCCTGACGATTTTGATTGTGCAGGGCGGCGTGAAGCAGGGAATTGAAAAGTGGTCGACCCGTTTAATGCCGGCACTGTTTGTCCTGTTTGCCGTCCTGTTTGTCTACATCATGTTCCAGCAGGGGGCGATGGAAGGCTTACAGCATTATCTGGTCCCGGACTTTACCAAGATTTGGGATCGCGACCTGATTCTGGCCGCGATGGGGCAAGGCTTCTTTTCTCTCACCATTGGTGGTTGCTCAATGCTGATTTACGGTTCGTATCTGAGCAAAAAAGAGAATCTGCCGAAAATGGCAATGAGTGTCACTCTGGTCGATACAGCGGTCGCGTTTATTGCCGGTCTGGTAGTGATGCCTGCGATGTTTGTCGCGATGCACAAAGGGGTTGAAATCTATGCCCAGGATGGTTCTCTGCTCAGCTCGGACACGCTGGTGTTTACGGTTCTGCCACTAATGTTTGACAGCTTGGGGCTGCTGGGGCAGCTGTTTGCGATTGTTTTCTTCCTGCTGCTGACGATTGCCGCTTTAACGTCATCGATTTCGATGCTTGAGTGTCCGGTTGCTCTGGTCAGTGAACGTCTGAATACCAAACGTACTCCAACCAGTTGGGTACTGGGCGGTCTGATTGCGCTGTTTAGTGTGGTGATCGTGTATAACTTTGGCGCGCTGTTTGGCCTGGTGGCAAAGACCGCCACCCAGTATCTGCAGCCGGTCGCCGCCCTGATGTTCTGTCTGTTTGGTGGTTGGGTCTGGAAACGTAACGAGAAATTCAATGAGCTGCGCCAGGGTTTTCCGGAGTTCAGCCAAAGCCTGTTTGGCAAAATCTGGCCTTGGTATGTACGCTTTGTCTGCCCGCTGCTGGTGATTACGGTTATCTGGGCATCACTGGGTTAA
- the rimK gene encoding 30S ribosomal protein S6--L-glutamate ligase, translated as MKIGILSRNSSLYSTKRLIEACKQRGHEVKVIDALRCYMNINSQEPEIHFKGEQLSGFDAIIPRIGASVTFYGTAVLRQFEMMGVYPVNESVAISRSRDKLRSMQLLSRKGIGMPITGFASKPDDVKDLLDMVGGAPVVIKLLEGTQGIGVVLAETRKAAESVIEAFMGLKANIMVQEYIKEAGGADIRCFVIGDKVIAAMKRQGAEGEFRSNLHRGGTASLIKITPTERKTAIEAAKSMGLNVAGVDLLRSERGPLVMEVNSSPGLEGIEAATGKDIAGMIVEFIEKNAASKRTKTRGKG; from the coding sequence ATGAAAATTGGTATTCTGTCTCGTAATTCGTCTTTGTATTCAACTAAGCGCTTGATCGAGGCTTGTAAGCAACGCGGCCATGAGGTCAAAGTGATCGATGCCCTGCGTTGTTATATGAATATCAATTCACAAGAGCCGGAAATTCACTTTAAGGGTGAACAGCTCTCCGGCTTTGACGCAATCATTCCACGTATCGGCGCCTCGGTCACCTTTTATGGTACAGCTGTCCTGCGCCAGTTCGAGATGATGGGGGTTTATCCGGTTAACGAATCGGTGGCTATCAGCCGCTCACGCGACAAACTGCGCTCGATGCAGCTGCTGTCCCGCAAAGGCATCGGTATGCCAATTACCGGCTTTGCCAGCAAACCGGATGATGTCAAAGACCTGCTCGACATGGTGGGCGGCGCGCCAGTGGTGATCAAACTGCTGGAAGGCACGCAAGGTATAGGTGTGGTTCTGGCCGAAACCCGTAAAGCGGCCGAAAGCGTTATCGAGGCCTTTATGGGTCTGAAAGCCAACATCATGGTTCAGGAATACATTAAAGAAGCCGGCGGTGCTGATATCCGCTGCTTCGTCATCGGCGACAAGGTCATCGCGGCAATGAAACGTCAGGGCGCAGAAGGCGAATTCCGCTCTAACCTGCATCGTGGCGGTACCGCATCACTGATCAAGATTACTCCGACCGAACGCAAAACCGCGATTGAAGCGGCCAAATCAATGGGGCTCAATGTCGCGGGTGTCGATCTGCTGCGCTCTGAGCGCGGCCCACTGGTGATGGAGGTGAACTCATCGCCGGGCCTGGAAGGCATCGAAGCTGCAACCGGAAAAGACATCGCAGGAATGATTGTCGAATTCATTGAAAAAAATGCGGCCAGTAAAAGGACTAAAACACGTGGTAAAGGCTAA